The DNA window ACCTGTTCGAGCCGTATTTCTCCCGCAAGGAAGGCGGGACGGGCCTGGGACTGGCGATCGTGAGCGCGATCGCCAGCGACCACGGAGGAACCGTCCGGGTCCGCGACAACGTCCCCCACGGGGCGGTCTTCGAAATCGAGTTCCCCGTTCGGTCCAGGGGATAGAGGTAGGCGCAGAGATGGCGTATTCCGTCCTTGTTGTCGATGACGAGATCAACATCCGGAAAACCCTCAACGGGGTGCTCACCGACGAGGGATACAAGGTACTGCTGGCGGAGACTGCGGAGAAGGCGGTGGACGTGCTGTCCCGCTCCCTCGTCGACGCCGTCCTGCTGGATGTCTGGCTGCCCGAGATGGACGGGCTGGAAGCCCTCCGGAGGATCCGTGAGATGTATCCGCTCCTGCCGGTCATCATGATCTCGGGGCACGGGACGATCGACATGGCGGTCAAGGCGGTGAAAAACGGCGCGTTCGATTTCATCGAAAAACCCATCTCCCTGGACAAGCTCCTGATCACGCTCTCACGCGCCATCGAGCGGGAGATCATGCGGTCGGAGAACGTGGAGCTCAAGGAACGGGTGGAGCGCAAGTACCGCCTGGTGGGGGAGTCGGCGGCGATGCGGAAGCTCCGCGGGGAAATCGCGGCGGCGGGGCCCACCAACGCCTCGGTGCTCATCAGCGGGGAGAACGGCTCCGGGAAGGAGATCGTCGCGCGGGAGATCCACCGCCACAGCCGCCGGGCGGGCAAACCGTTCATCGCCGTGAACTGCGCAGCCATTCCCGAGGAACTGATCGAGTCGGAGCTGTTCGGGCACGAGCGGGGCGCCTTCACGGGGGCCGTCGGCAAACGGCGCGGCCGGTTCGAGATGGCGGACGGCGGGACGCTGTTCCTGGACGAGGTGGGGGACATGAGCCCCCGGACGCAGGCCAAGATCCTGCGGGTCCTGGAAGAGAGGGCGTTCGAACGCGTCGGGGGAGGCGAGAAGATCCGCACCGACGTCCGGATCCTGGCGGCCACGAACCGGAACCTCCCGAAAGAAGTCCCCGCAGGCCGGTTCCGCGAGGATCTCTACTTCCGTCTGAACGTCTTCCCCATCTTCGTTCCGGCGCTGCGGGACCGCAAGGAAGACATCCCTCCGATCGCGAGCCACTTCATCGAGGAGATCTGCAGGGAACAGGGAAAGGAAACGAAGAAGTTCTCGGGGGAAGCGATGCAGCGGATGCTGGCGCACTCCTGGCCGGGCAACATCCGCGAACTGCGCAACGTGGTGGAGCGTCTCGTGATCCTCTCGATGGAGCAACGGATCGAGGAGGACACCGTGCGGCGGGTGTTGGCGGCCGACCTCCCCTCCCCGGAGGCGCCTCTCGCGCAGGCGTTCGACGAGGAGAATTTCCGGGAGGCGACACTGGCCTTCGAGAAGGCGTACCTGGAGCGCAAGCTCCGCGAGAACGACTTCAACGTGAGCCGCACCGCGGAGAGGCTGGGCCTGGACCGGACCAGCATCCACCGGAAGATGAAGCAGCTGGGGATCGCCGCCGAAGGCGGCCGGCGGTAGGGATCGTTGTTGCCCGAACGAATCGGCAAGTATTCGGTAATCCGCAAGATCGCTTCGGGAGGAATGGCGGAAATCTACCTTTGCCGGCTCACGGGGGATGAGGGATTTGAGAAGAAAGTCGCCGTCAAGGTAATTCACTCCCGCCTGTCAGAAGATCGGCATTTCAGGGACCTCTTCATCCGGGAAGCACGGATTGCCGCATCCCTTGTCCACCCCAACCTGATCCAGGTGTTTGATTTCGGGAAGGAGGGAAGATCCCATTACCTGGCCATGGAATTTATCGATGGCTGGAATCTGTCCCAGGCTATCTCTCAGGCGCGCTTGCACTCCATGTCGGTACCTATGCCGGTTTGGCGTTATTGGGTGGAGGGAATTCTCGCCGGGGTCAGCCACCTCCATTCACGAGGGATCGTCCATGGGGATATTAGCCCTTCTAATATCCTTCTGTCCCGGGGCGGGGTGGTGAAAATCACCGATTTTGGGATCGCCCGCGGCGCTCTTATCAAGGATGGGGGAAAATCGGGATGGGAAGGGAAGTTCGCTTATATGTCCCCCGAACAGGCGCGCGGGGAGGAAGCAAGCTCGAGTTCGGATCTCTTTGCCGCCGTGGTCATCTCCGCGGAGCTTTTCCTGCTACGGAGGCTGTT is part of the Deltaproteobacteria bacterium RBG_16_64_85 genome and encodes:
- a CDS encoding Fis family transcriptional regulator, which codes for MAYSVLVVDDEINIRKTLNGVLTDEGYKVLLAETAEKAVDVLSRSLVDAVLLDVWLPEMDGLEALRRIREMYPLLPVIMISGHGTIDMAVKAVKNGAFDFIEKPISLDKLLITLSRAIEREIMRSENVELKERVERKYRLVGESAAMRKLRGEIAAAGPTNASVLISGENGSGKEIVAREIHRHSRRAGKPFIAVNCAAIPEELIESELFGHERGAFTGAVGKRRGRFEMADGGTLFLDEVGDMSPRTQAKILRVLEERAFERVGGGEKIRTDVRILAATNRNLPKEVPAGRFREDLYFRLNVFPIFVPALRDRKEDIPPIASHFIEEICREQGKETKKFSGEAMQRMLAHSWPGNIRELRNVVERLVILSMEQRIEEDTVRRVLAADLPSPEAPLAQAFDEENFREATLAFEKAYLERKLRENDFNVSRTAERLGLDRTSIHRKMKQLGIAAEGGRR